TCTGAAAGTAGCGAATATACATCTATGTCAGTGCGGTAATGACCCGACTGGGCACAAAAAATACAATCCTCGGAACAGCGGCCGGATTTCACGTTCATGATGGAACAGAGATCCACCCTGTTGCCGTGCAGGTGGCGGGTTACCAGCAAAGCTGCCAGAAAGAGTTCATTTAACCGCTCACCAGTTAGTTCACCCATAGCCAGCGCCTCGTCAAAAGTTATCTCTCCGCCGGATTTTATTTTTTCAACCAACTCATCAAACATTAATCCACCTCCAAACATTTCTTAACAGCCTAATTTCACTTGATTATCCCTGCCCGCCCGGGCAAATGCAGACAATGCTTGATCCAGATCACCACGGGTATGGATAGCCATGACCGTCGCCCTGATTCTGCATGTCCCCTGTGGGACCGTCGGTGGCCGGATACCTGGAGCAAAAACACCTTCTTCTAGCAAAGCCTGCGCAAGATGCATAGTCTTATCTGCGTCCCCAATCAAAACCGGGATGATGGGAGAGTCTTCGGACGGTACTTTATAGCCCATACTTTTCAGACCAACCCTGAGATAACGGGCATTTTCCCATAACTGCGCCCTAATTTCCGGTTGCCGCTCAACCAGGCGGAGAGCAGCCAGAGCAGCACCCACAGCCGCCGGCGCCGGCGCGGTAGAATAGATAAAACTCCTTGTTTTGTTCCTTAAATAGTCGATTAGTTCACGTTTCCCAGCCACGTAAGCTCCAGCACTGCCCAGGGCCTTGCTCAGTGTGCCCATTTGCACCTGAACTTTGCCTTCCAGGCCAAAATGTTCTACTGTGCCCGCTCCCCTCCTGCCTAAAACCCCGGTCCCGTGAGCGTCATCCACCATAACAAAAGCACCGTATTGCCCCGCCAGCGCCACGATGTCCGGCAATGGCGCCAGGTCGCCGTCCATGCTGAACACGCCGTCAGTAACGATCAGACGGCGCCGGTACCCTTTTGCCTGCCTTAATATTTTCTCCAGGTGTTCCATGTCCCTGTGACGGTATACTTTAACTTTCGCACGGCTAAGACGGCAACCGTCAACAATGCTGGAGTGATTTAACTCATCGCTCAACACCACGTCGCCCCTGTCGACCAGCGCCTGGATCACCCCGAAATTTGCCATGTAACCTGAGCTAAAGGTTATTGCCCCTTCTTCTCTTTTAAAACGAGCAATTTCCTTTTCCATTTCCTCATGCAACGCGTAATTACCTGTAATCAGGCGCGAACCGCCTGAGCCGGCACCCCAGCGATCGACAGCCAGCTTGGCCGCTTCCTTCACCTCCGGGTGCTCAGTCAGACCCAGGTAATTATTGGATGAAAGGAGAACGCATTCCTTCCCTCCGATAACCGTCCTGGACGCTTGAGATCCGTCCAGCCGCCGCATCTGCCGGTAATATCCTTTTTTTAACAATTGCTCCATTTCTTCCACCACAAAATTCATTGGTCAAGCGCTCCTTCAGCTAGTTATTTAGCAAATCCCATAATATTTTCCGGTCTAACCGGTTATTTTGGCTATTGAATGATAGGTGATATCAAGCACCCGGTCTAATTCCGGGATGCTCATTGACAGCAACGGCATCAATACTATGACATTGCCCAGGGGACGGATAACAAGGCCGTTTTTTCTGGCCTCCATGATGACCTTATGCCCAATGTTATCCTCCCACAGGTAGGGCTCTTTAGTACCTTTATTCTTCACCAATTCAATACCGGCCATCAGACCCTTTTGCCTGATGTCACCCACATGGGCGAGACCAATAAATCTTTTCAGGCCTTGCTCAAGAAATGAAATTTTCTCACCCAGTCCGCCAATTATTCTTTCTTCCTCAATTAGTTTGATATTGGCCAGAGCCGCGGAGCAGGCCACCGGATTCCCGGTATAGGTATGACCGTGGAAAAAAGTCTTGCATTCCGAGTGCGTCCCGAGAAACGCCTGATATACTTCATATGTGGCGAGCGTAGCGGCCAGGGGCAGATAGCCTCCGGTGATGCCCTTAGCGAGGCACATCAAATCCGGAGTCACACCTTCATGTTCGCAGGCGAACATTTTACCCGTGCGCCCAAACCCGACGGCAACCTCATCGGCGATCAGTAAAATATTGTAGCGGCTGCACAGTTCCCTCACCCTTCTTAAATAACCTTCCGGGGCAACGATCATCCCCGCGGCCCCCTGTACAAGAGGCTCAATAATCATAGCAGCGATTTCATGGTGGCTTTTGGCCATTACCTCTTCCACAGCCTGAGCGCAGGCCATGCCGCAGGAAGGCTTGGCCAGACCCAGCGGGCAGCGGTAGCAATAAGGAGCTGGCACATGCACACAGTCAAAAAGAAGCGGCCTGAATATATCGTGAAACATCTCCATCCCACCAACGCTAACAGAGCCGATGGTATCCCCGTGGTAAGCCTCCCCCATGGAGATGTACCTTATTTTCTTGCTGAAAGCTCCGCCATCTTTCTGTTTCCAGTATTGGAAGGCTATCTTGAGGGCAATTTCTACAGCAGTGGACCCACTATCTGAATAAAAAACTTTATTTAAGCCGGGCGGCGTGATTTCTACCAATTTTTTTGCCAGTAAGATTGAGGGGACATTAGCAAGACCCAGGAGCGTCGAGTGGGCTATTTTATTTAATTGTTCCTCAATGGCGCTGTTTAAATCTTTTTTATTATGCCCGTGCACAGTCACCCAGAGAGAAGACACACCATCAAGATAACGCTTCCCCTCAATGTCAATGAGATAACTTCCTTCCCCCCTTTCAACAACAAGAGGACTGTCTTTTATGTACTCCTGCATTTGAGTAAAGGGGTGCCAGATGTATTCCCGATCCCACTGCTCCAATAGTTCGCTGGTATAATTTTTCATTGATTTTCCCCCCATTCACATTAACCTGCGCCAGTCTACTTTTTCCTCAATTGTCTCCAACAAACCGCCGGCACAACCCGACTCGACACTCATCTCCGGCAGATAAGGCACAATACCGAGAATCGGCACTCCGGTCATCCCTTCAATAACTTCGGGGTTGGTCCGCTCGGCTAAAGTAGCCTGCTCCTCCCGGTAACCGTTAATAATAATCCCCTTTACTTCTAACCCTGACCACAAGGCGTACCTGACCGTCAGGACAGTGTGGTTAATTGTGCCCAGTCCCGGCCTGGCCACCACCAGCAAAGGAGTACCCAGCAGATGCGCCAGGTCCGCCATGGTAAAGCCGTAATCTACCAGGGGAACGCAGAGCCCGCCTGCCCCTTCAACCAGAACAAAATCATTTTCGCAAGTCAGGTTATGGTATTTATCAACTAAGTATGCGGGGTCGATTATCTGTTCTGAAACCCGCGCGGCAATATTGGGTGATAGTGGCATCCTGAAACAATAGGGGTTCATGTCCCTGGAGTATGGCAAACCGGCCGCCGCCTGGTAAAAAAGAGCGTCTTCAGAAAGCAGGCCCTCACCACTCTCAATCCCGCCGGTCTGCACTGGTTTAAAAGCCGCTGCTTTAACCCCGTTTTTCCTAAAAACCCCGGCCAGGCCGCCGGTGATTACCGTCTTACCCACCCCGGTATCTGTTCCTGTTATAAACAAACCTTTTGCCAAAAAATCACCTTCTTTCTGTAATTCCAACTTCCTGTTTTATTGTCAACCTAATCCATGGCAAAGGTTAACTTTAATATATTATGCACACAGCCAATTGTCAACCCCAATAACATTAACATGTTTACATTTGCAGTAATAGATTATGAAATCTGGATGTAAGCATTCATTAACCCGGCCATTGAAGGGATGGCACTATCTACGGCAAACGACTTGCGGAGCGCCGGTAACAGCAGTCGGCGAAGCGAGGGTAACCGGACGTAGAAAACGTCTCGAAGTCATTACATCTGCATAATTAGAAGCTTCGCTTTTCCTCGAAAAGACAGGATAAACGTCAATGCTTCAGGCTAAACTTAAACAATAAGGATGCGGTTGTTATAAAAACCTGGAACAAATCGGCGGAGGTAGTCGACATGGCCGGTATTTCATTACCCGGAACCACCCTCCTGGTGTTATGCGGCACGCCTGGCTGCGGCAAATCCACTTTTGCCTCCCGTTATTTTAGAGAAACAATGATAGTGTCTTCGGATCAATGCCGTTTCCTGGTTAGCGACTCTGAAACCAACATGGCGGCTTCCAGGGAAGCGTTCAAACTTTTTCGCTTCACCATTGAGCGCCGCCTGTCCCTCGGCCGCTTTACGGTAGCCGATTCCACCGCCATCACCCGGCAATCCCGCGGTGAGCTTCTCCGTATCGGCAGAAAATACGGTTTCAATATCACCTTGTTGATTTTTAATATACCCGAGGATGTTTGCCTGGCGCGGAATGCGGGGCGGGAGCGCCGGGTGGTCCGATCGGTAATAGCAAAAATGCGGCAGATGCTTCAACGGACTCTGCGAGACGCCCATAATGAGGGTTTTGACAATGTTTATATTATCACTGAAGGAGATCTAAACAATCCTGCATTTAGAATTAATATTCGCAACTACGAGGTTACTTTGCCCGGGCCTTTCGACATTATCGGAGACATCCACGGCTGTTTCGATGAGCTGACCATGCTTCTTGATAAACTCGGCTACCGCAACCGGTCCAATCACTACGCTCACCCGGCGTGTAGAAAGGCTGTCTTTCTTGGCGACCTCACCGACCGGGGACCCCGCGGTTTAGACAGCTTCTGGCTGGTAAAAGCAATGGTCGACTCGGGGAACGCCCTTTATATTCCTGGTAACCACTGCCGGAAGCTTTCACGCTACCTGGAAGGAAGAAACGTCAAAATCGCCCATGGCATGGAAAAGACAGTAGCTGAAATTGAAGCGCTAACGGAAGACGAAAGGGAGTTTTTTAGAGAAGAATTTCTTAAACTTTACCGCGAAGCGCCACCCTACTTAATCCTTGACAAAGGAAAGCTGGTGGTTTCCCATGGCGGAATTAAAGAGGATATGATCGGAAAAGTAAGCGGGCGGATAAGAAACTTCTGTTTCTTCGGAGATGCGACTGGAGAGATAACCGAAGCTGGCCTTCCGGTCCGACGGGACTGGGCCCAATCGTATAGAGGTGACGCTTTGATCGTATACGGACATTCACCTGTTCCTGAAGCCGTATTTGTAAACAACACAATTGACATTGACCAGGGCTGCGTTATGGGGGGCAAGCTTACCGCTTTACGCTACCCGGAATTGGAAATAACGCAAGTTCCAGCCATGGCCGCTTACTACGAAAGGACCGGTTTCAGTAAAAACACTTTTACCCATGATGATATGTGTTATATTGCAGACTCGCAACAATAAAACGTCATTTTAGTCGAATTGCCGAATTAGCCCTTAACCAAGAACATCATGGATTTACAGATGTTGAGGCAAGGCGGCAGAGATTACATAGGGGATAGTGATGGTAAGGCTGACAAGTTTATTTAGCACACAACTGTTTCACTTTGGGCAGTAAGTCCATAATGTCCAAAACCCGCGTTTCCTGGGGATAGCTGAGGAAAACAACACCGGTTGTAAAGTCGCCGGAACCGGGATCAGTCCGGTAAAAATCTTAAATTATCTTGATGAGGCTTTGCCTCCCGCTAAACGCTGTCTGATCTTGTCAATAGCATCAATAACCGCCTTCGCCGCCGGCCCGCCGGTCAGCCGTCTGGCTTCGACACAACATTTGATATTTATGGCCTCATACACGTCCTCTTCCACCAGAGGACTAAATTTTTTATATTCTTCAAGGCTTAGCTGTTCAAGGTTCCGGGCTTGTTCCAGACAGTAAAAAACTGCCTTCCCCACTACCGCGTGAGCCTCGCGAAATGGCACACCCTTGCGCACCAAGTAATCAGCCAAGTCGGTGGCGCAGGTGAAACCGCCCTTTGCCGCCGCCGCCATATTGTCTTTCTTGACTCGCATCGTATTAATCATCCGTCCGAAAACCAGCAGACATTTTTTAACGGTATCCACAGCGTCAAAAAGCGATTCTTTGTCCTCTTGCATATCTTTGTTGTAGGCCAGAGGAAGCCCTTTTAGCATGGTCAACAGCGCCTGCAGATCCCCAAAAACCCGGCCGGACTTGCCCCGGATCAATTCGGCCACATCCGGATTCTTTTTCTGGGGCATCATGCTGCTTCCGGTGCTGTAAGCGTCGTCCAGTTCAATAAAGTCGAACTCGGCGGTAGACCAAAGGATTATTTCTTCACAAAACCGGCTTAAATGGACCATAATTAAAGAAGCCGCCGCCGTGAACTCCACCGCGAAATCACGGTCGCTCACCGCGTCCAGGCTGTTCCAGGTAATTGACGAAAAACCAAGCTGGTCAGCAACAAATTCCCGGTCAAGGGGAAAGGTTGTCCCCGCGAGGGCACCCGCTCCCAAAGGCATCTCGTCAGTCCGGCGGCGGCAGTCCCTCAGCCGGGCCTCATCCCGGCCAAACATCTGGCAGTAGGCCAGCAAATGGTGCGCAAACGTTACCGGCTGCGCGCGTTGGAGGTGAGTATAGCCGGGCATTACAGTATCCATGTGCTTTTCCGCCAGACTCAATAAGTCGGCTTGAAGCTGACGAAGCAATGCGCCGACTTGATCTATTTCGTCTTTGACATACATGCGGATATCAAGGGCTACCTGGTCGTTCCTACTGCGCGCAGTGTGTAGTTTCTTACCAACTTCGCCCACTTTAGCAGTCAGCAACTGTTCCACATTCATGTGGATGTCCTCCGCGCTAACGGTAAACTCCACCCGGCCGCCATCGATATCGGATAACACCTCTTCCAGCCCACGGACCAGTTCCTCTGATTCCGCGGCCGAAATAATCCCGGTCCTACCCAACATCTGTGCATGGGCGATACTGCCTTTGATGTCATATTTATAAAGCCTCTTATCAAAAGAAATGGACGAGTGAAAGTCTTCTACCAGACAATCGGTTTCTTTTTGAAAGCGGCCGCTCCATAGCTTGCTCATAACCTGACACTCCTTTGGCTTATCCTCAGCAGATATACATTTATAATATTATTTTAACATGAGTTTTTTGTACTGCAAAAGAACAAATTCAATTTTGGCAACCACTTCAGTCATATAACGCGCTATGTTCGGCTCTGCAAAAGTAAATAGGAAGGAGGCAGACACCTTACTCATCTGCCTCCTTCCTATTTGCTTCCGGATATAGTATCCATCGCTTAGATTAATCCTCCTTCCCGTATTCGTCATCATAGATTGACTCTAATCCGATGTCTTCCAGGATTTCATTAATTAATTCCCTAGTCATTCACTCATCCTCCTTTCTTTTAGCGGAATAAAATGATTATAATACCTATTTATGGTTAAGTCAACAGAAATTTATTAATCCTTATACCTGGTCCGGTATATAAACTTGTCACTGCCGCATTTTTTACAGCGGCTGTCCTTTGTCAGCATTTGCCAGATTTCCTCTTTGGTCACTTCTCCCCTGCGGGCAAGATCGACGGTTACTGTTTCTATATCGTGCCTGTTCTCACAGATAAATGTAATAACTAGTTTACTCAATCTAATTTACCTCTTCACTTTTTAGACCAAAATAAATTACCAGTGACCGCCTCCTGCACTCGGCTCGGCGTCCGTCACCGGCAAGCTTTTTTCAGAAAATATAACATCATAATATTATAAAAAACTATTTCTCTTCTTATGCTAAGAAGCTTTATAAATAATATTTCTCGTTTCAGATGTAGTCCCGCCAAATTCATTTGTCGCCACTATTAACAAATCGTTGACGCCGCCACCGTCTTTAGATAAGGTCACGTCGGCGGAAAACTGGCCGTTACTTGTGGTGCCTTTAAAGATCAAGCTTTTTACAGCGGTGTCTCCATTGTAATAGTTGTTATAAATCTCAACTAAGTTATTGGGTTCAGTAAAACCGCTGATCTTAATTTTTTCAGTGGAAACATAACCGTCTTTCGGTTGCGGCGATGAAACAACGAGCGTAGGTTGTTTATTAAGCTTACTGTAGGTGACGACTTGCTGAACAGTGCTTGTTTTTCCTTTTTGATTAGTTGAAACAACTTTAACTATATTTTCACCCTTTTCCATCGGAACTCTAACGATAAAATTACCTTTCTCATCAGGTGTTACCCGATAGCCGTTGGCATCCACCTGACATCCAGGCTCGGTTACGCCATTAATAATCATTGTTTCTGAGTCAGAATTATAGGTCCCCGGAATGGTCACATCCAATTTGGGGTTGCTGGAAGGAATATAGTTTACGCTTTTTGCTGTTGAGTAAATTGATTTGTTATCAAATGAAACAACCTTTATCGAAACGGAATTTAACCCTGGAACCAATTTTAGCTGGGCATTAAAATTCCCAGCCGCGTCAACCGCAACCTCTGATTCATTAATAAATATACGCTGTCCCGTCCCAATGTTTCCAGGTATATTTAGGATTTCTTCCTTAGATGTCTCTGGTATATTTAAAACCAAACCGGAGGAGGAGGAAGGAAGTCCTCCTCCCCCTTCTTGTTCTGTGGGCACTTCTGGTTGTTCTTGTGCCTTATTATTAAAACAACCGGTTAATACACCTACAGTTAATAAGAATAAAACGGTGGCAAAAGCAATCTTTTTCATTAGGATGACTCCAGAAATAAAGCTTAGGCTAATTCTACTTCAGTCCCGCATTCTTCTCCATAAGCGCACGTACCTTC
This is a stretch of genomic DNA from Pelotomaculum isophthalicicum JI. It encodes these proteins:
- a CDS encoding AAA family ATPase, encoding MAGISLPGTTLLVLCGTPGCGKSTFASRYFRETMIVSSDQCRFLVSDSETNMAASREAFKLFRFTIERRLSLGRFTVADSTAITRQSRGELLRIGRKYGFNITLLIFNIPEDVCLARNAGRERRVVRSVIAKMRQMLQRTLRDAHNEGFDNVYIITEGDLNNPAFRINIRNYEVTLPGPFDIIGDIHGCFDELTMLLDKLGYRNRSNHYAHPACRKAVFLGDLTDRGPRGLDSFWLVKAMVDSGNALYIPGNHCRKLSRYLEGRNVKIAHGMEKTVAEIEALTEDEREFFREEFLKLYREAPPYLILDKGKLVVSHGGIKEDMIGKVSGRIRNFCFFGDATGEITEAGLPVRRDWAQSYRGDALIVYGHSPVPEAVFVNNTIDIDQGCVMGGKLTALRYPELEITQVPAMAAYYERTGFSKNTFTHDDMCYIADSQQ
- the bioD gene encoding dethiobiotin synthase, which codes for MAKGLFITGTDTGVGKTVITGGLAGVFRKNGVKAAAFKPVQTGGIESGEGLLSEDALFYQAAAGLPYSRDMNPYCFRMPLSPNIAARVSEQIIDPAYLVDKYHNLTCENDFVLVEGAGGLCVPLVDYGFTMADLAHLLGTPLLVVARPGLGTINHTVLTVRYALWSGLEVKGIIINGYREEQATLAERTNPEVIEGMTGVPILGIVPYLPEMSVESGCAGGLLETIEEKVDWRRLM
- the argH gene encoding argininosuccinate lyase, which gives rise to MSKLWSGRFQKETDCLVEDFHSSISFDKRLYKYDIKGSIAHAQMLGRTGIISAAESEELVRGLEEVLSDIDGGRVEFTVSAEDIHMNVEQLLTAKVGEVGKKLHTARSRNDQVALDIRMYVKDEIDQVGALLRQLQADLLSLAEKHMDTVMPGYTHLQRAQPVTFAHHLLAYCQMFGRDEARLRDCRRRTDEMPLGAGALAGTTFPLDREFVADQLGFSSITWNSLDAVSDRDFAVEFTAAASLIMVHLSRFCEEIILWSTAEFDFIELDDAYSTGSSMMPQKKNPDVAELIRGKSGRVFGDLQALLTMLKGLPLAYNKDMQEDKESLFDAVDTVKKCLLVFGRMINTMRVKKDNMAAAAKGGFTCATDLADYLVRKGVPFREAHAVVGKAVFYCLEQARNLEQLSLEEYKKFSPLVEEDVYEAINIKCCVEARRLTGGPAAKAVIDAIDKIRQRLAGGKASSR
- the bioF gene encoding 8-amino-7-oxononanoate synthase, whose product is MNFVVEEMEQLLKKGYYRQMRRLDGSQASRTVIGGKECVLLSSNNYLGLTEHPEVKEAAKLAVDRWGAGSGGSRLITGNYALHEEMEKEIARFKREEGAITFSSGYMANFGVIQALVDRGDVVLSDELNHSSIVDGCRLSRAKVKVYRHRDMEHLEKILRQAKGYRRRLIVTDGVFSMDGDLAPLPDIVALAGQYGAFVMVDDAHGTGVLGRRGAGTVEHFGLEGKVQVQMGTLSKALGSAGAYVAGKRELIDYLRNKTRSFIYSTAPAPAAVGAALAALRLVERQPEIRAQLWENARYLRVGLKSMGYKVPSEDSPIIPVLIGDADKTMHLAQALLEEGVFAPGIRPPTVPQGTCRIRATVMAIHTRGDLDQALSAFARAGRDNQVKLGC
- the bioA gene encoding adenosylmethionine--8-amino-7-oxononanoate transaminase, producing MKNYTSELLEQWDREYIWHPFTQMQEYIKDSPLVVERGEGSYLIDIEGKRYLDGVSSLWVTVHGHNKKDLNSAIEEQLNKIAHSTLLGLANVPSILLAKKLVEITPPGLNKVFYSDSGSTAVEIALKIAFQYWKQKDGGAFSKKIRYISMGEAYHGDTIGSVSVGGMEMFHDIFRPLLFDCVHVPAPYCYRCPLGLAKPSCGMACAQAVEEVMAKSHHEIAAMIIEPLVQGAAGMIVAPEGYLRRVRELCSRYNILLIADEVAVGFGRTGKMFACEHEGVTPDLMCLAKGITGGYLPLAATLATYEVYQAFLGTHSECKTFFHGHTYTGNPVACSAALANIKLIEEERIIGGLGEKISFLEQGLKRFIGLAHVGDIRQKGLMAGIELVKNKGTKEPYLWEDNIGHKVIMEARKNGLVIRPLGNVIVLMPLLSMSIPELDRVLDITYHSIAKITG